In a single window of the Chitinophagales bacterium genome:
- a CDS encoding Eco57I restriction-modification methylase domain-containing protein — translation MLQTNYNPDVLSCLANLSNDEVFTPPNLVNDILDLLPAELWSNPNAKFLDPVSKSGVFLREMAKRLMVGLETQIPDKQERINHIFSQQLYGIAITDLTALLSRRSVYCSKTANGKYSICETFNDEQGNIRYKRMKHTWNNGKCTYCGASQEVYDREDALETYAYPFIHIDNPKNIFNMKFDVIVGNPPYQMSDGGAGASAIPLYHKFVQQAKKLNPRYLTMIIPARWFAGGRGLDSFREEMLKDNRIRKIVDFHNAADCFPGVEIKGGVCYFLWDRDNKGECEVVPVVSSQFLKPMSRRLDAYDVFVRLNDSISILEKVLSKKEKSFSEHMSSQKPFGFRTNFRAYKKLHFKGGIKIFSFKEVGWIEREKVIQNAQWIDEYKVIISRSYNGGYTYPHQIINKPIVAEKGSCCTETYIVCDVLANEKRANNLRDYITTKFFRFLVFLRKVSQDNPKDRFSFVPIQNYDESWTDEKLYKKYGLTEDEIAFIDSMIRPMDLTLNDDTDE, via the coding sequence GTACTCTCCTGTCTTGCCAATTTGAGCAATGACGAAGTATTTACGCCACCAAATTTGGTGAACGATATTTTGGACTTGCTCCCAGCCGAGTTGTGGAGCAACCCAAACGCCAAGTTTTTAGACCCTGTTTCAAAAAGTGGTGTGTTTCTGCGTGAAATGGCAAAGCGACTAATGGTAGGTTTGGAAACCCAAATTCCCGACAAACAGGAACGCATTAACCACATATTTAGCCAACAGTTGTATGGCATTGCTATTACCGATTTAACAGCATTGCTTTCTCGCAGAAGTGTGTATTGCTCCAAAACTGCCAATGGCAAATACTCCATTTGCGAAACCTTTAATGACGAGCAAGGAAACATTCGCTACAAACGAATGAAACACACTTGGAACAATGGAAAATGTACCTATTGCGGTGCAAGCCAAGAAGTGTACGACCGGGAAGATGCATTGGAAACTTACGCTTATCCATTTATACACATTGACAATCCAAAAAATATTTTCAATATGAAATTTGACGTTATTGTTGGCAATCCACCTTATCAAATGAGCGATGGCGGTGCAGGTGCAAGTGCTATTCCATTATATCACAAATTTGTTCAACAAGCTAAAAAACTAAATCCAAGATATTTAACAATGATTATTCCTGCAAGATGGTTTGCTGGAGGAAGAGGTTTAGATAGTTTCCGTGAAGAAATGCTAAAAGATAATAGGATAAGAAAAATAGTAGATTTTCATAACGCAGCGGATTGTTTTCCAGGTGTAGAAATAAAAGGAGGGGTATGTTATTTTTTATGGGATAGAGACAATAAGGGAGAATGCGAAGTAGTACCAGTTGTTAGTTCCCAATTTTTAAAACCAATGTCAAGAAGGTTAGACGCTTATGATGTTTTTGTAAGACTTAACGATTCAATTTCTATATTAGAAAAAGTACTATCAAAAAAGGAAAAGTCATTTAGTGAGCATATGTCTTCTCAAAAACCATTTGGCTTTAGAACTAATTTTCGAGCATATAAAAAATTACACTTCAAAGGGGGTATCAAAATATTTTCATTTAAAGAAGTTGGTTGGATTGAAAGAGAAAAAGTTATTCAAAATGCACAATGGATAGATGAGTACAAAGTAATTATTAGTCGTTCGTATAATGGAGGATACACCTATCCACACCAGATAATCAATAAACCTATTGTTGCAGAGAAAGGGAGTTGTTGCACTGAAACTTATATAGTTTGCGATGTTCTTGCAAACGAAAAAAGAGCAAATAATCTTAGAGATTACATTACAACTAAGTTTTTTAGGTTTTTGGTTTTTCTGAGAAAAGTTTCGCAAGACAATCCAAAAGATAGGTTTTCTTTTGTGCCCATTCAGAATTATGATGAATCTTGGACAGACGAAAAACTTTACAAGAAATACGGTTTAACCGAAGATGAGATTGCTTTTATAGACTCAATGATTCGTCCAATGGATTTAACTCTAAATGATGACACAGATGAGTAA
- a CDS encoding DEAD/DEAH box helicase family protein yields MSKKEFFPPRPSTNPTIYAYELVGVATHKGLLKIGYTDRDAQTRIKEQLGTAAIQYKIVFEESAMKRDGSSFTDHEVHRLLREWKVVNASGEWYKCTLNDLRRAIHQIKTGEKTEENRVLTFGMRPEQEAAVDKTIAYFKSFKKENKDRTPHFLWNAKMRFGKTFASYQLAKKMGWKKVLVLTFKPAVEDAWKEDLLSHVDFKGWQFISKHADELSSQDIDTKKPLVCFGSFQDFLGKNTNTGGIKTKNEWVHATVWDCIIFDEYHFGAWRENAKDLFGKDLEAEKEIEAYKKIEKEGIAEEDKAEHLEKIIPISTNHYLYLSGTPFRAISSGEFIEEQIFNWTYSDEQRAKENWDDSLGPNPYAALPRMVMLTYQLPDSIRQIAMQGEFDGFDLNIFFSAEGEGRKARFKYEDEVQKWLDLIRGSFSETTVDHLKMGAKKPPLPFSHAPLLKVLNHTFWFLPTVAACNAMALLLERRQNIFYHDYKVVVAAGTQAGIGIEALPPVLDAMTDNPLESKTITLSCGKLTTGVSVKPWTGIFMLRNSSSPETYFQAAFRVQTPWVIKNPDSKSPNKEEILKEECYVFDFAPDRALRQIADYSCRLNVNESNPEAKVAEFINFLPVLAYDGSSMKQVDAAGILDMAMSGTTATLLARRWESALLVNVDNNTLARLMANEEAMKALMSIEGFRNLNQDIETIINKSEAVKKAKKEANDRELNKKEKKELSDEEKEYKSLRKQIQEKLIKFATRVPVFMYLTDYRERSLRDVITQLEPGLFKKVTGLSVKDFELLVSLGVFNSALMNDAVYKFKRYEDASLEYIGINRHEGEDVGLFDTVLSRQDYEASFVNEPE; encoded by the coding sequence ATGAGTAAAAAAGAATTTTTTCCACCCCGACCGTCCACCAATCCTACCATTTATGCGTATGAATTGGTGGGTGTGGCTACGCACAAGGGTTTGCTCAAAATCGGCTATACCGACCGTGATGCACAAACACGTATCAAAGAACAGTTGGGCACGGCAGCCATTCAATACAAAATTGTGTTTGAAGAATCGGCAATGAAACGGGACGGCAGTTCGTTTACCGACCACGAAGTACACCGATTGTTGAGAGAATGGAAAGTAGTCAACGCAAGTGGCGAATGGTATAAATGCACCTTAAACGACTTGCGTAGAGCCATTCACCAAATCAAAACAGGCGAAAAAACAGAAGAAAACCGTGTGCTCACTTTCGGTATGCGACCCGAACAGGAAGCAGCCGTTGACAAGACCATTGCCTATTTCAAGAGTTTCAAAAAAGAGAATAAAGACAGAACGCCCCACTTTCTTTGGAACGCCAAAATGCGTTTCGGGAAAACCTTTGCCAGTTATCAATTGGCTAAAAAAATGGGGTGGAAAAAAGTGTTGGTGCTCACCTTCAAACCAGCCGTTGAAGATGCTTGGAAAGAAGATTTACTTTCTCACGTTGACTTTAAAGGTTGGCAATTCATTTCCAAACACGCAGATGAACTATCAAGCCAAGATATTGACACCAAAAAACCGTTGGTTTGCTTTGGTTCGTTTCAGGATTTTTTAGGCAAAAACACCAACACGGGTGGTATTAAAACCAAAAACGAATGGGTACACGCCACCGTGTGGGATTGTATCATTTTTGACGAATACCATTTTGGGGCTTGGCGAGAAAACGCCAAAGATTTATTCGGTAAAGACTTAGAAGCCGAAAAAGAAATTGAAGCATACAAAAAGATTGAAAAAGAAGGTATTGCCGAAGAAGACAAAGCGGAACACTTAGAGAAGATTATCCCAATCAGCACCAATCACTATTTGTATTTGTCAGGCACTCCATTTCGGGCAATCAGTTCAGGCGAATTTATAGAAGAGCAAATTTTCAATTGGACGTATTCAGACGAGCAAAGAGCAAAAGAAAATTGGGACGATTCCTTAGGGCCAAATCCTTATGCAGCCTTACCAAGAATGGTAATGCTTACCTATCAATTGCCCGATTCCATTCGCCAAATCGCTATGCAAGGCGAGTTTGACGGTTTTGATTTGAACATATTCTTTTCAGCCGAAGGCGAAGGGCGAAAAGCCCGTTTCAAATATGAAGATGAAGTACAAAAATGGTTGGATTTAATTCGGGGTTCATTTAGCGAAACCACCGTTGACCATTTGAAGATGGGAGCTAAAAAGCCGCCTTTGCCTTTTTCACACGCTCCATTGCTCAAAGTGCTAAATCACACTTTTTGGTTTTTGCCGACCGTTGCAGCGTGCAACGCAATGGCATTATTGCTTGAAAGACGACAAAATATATTTTACCACGATTACAAAGTGGTAGTTGCAGCAGGAACACAAGCAGGAATTGGAATAGAAGCCTTACCGCCAGTTTTAGATGCAATGACCGATAATCCATTGGAATCAAAAACCATTACACTTTCGTGCGGTAAACTCACCACAGGCGTATCGGTAAAACCGTGGACAGGAATTTTTATGTTGCGTAATTCTTCCAGTCCTGAAACCTATTTTCAAGCGGCATTCCGTGTGCAAACACCTTGGGTGATTAAAAACCCCGACAGCAAATCGCCAAACAAAGAAGAAATTTTAAAAGAAGAATGTTATGTTTTTGACTTTGCCCCCGACCGTGCATTAAGGCAAATTGCCGATTACAGTTGCCGACTAAATGTAAACGAATCGAATCCCGAAGCAAAAGTTGCAGAGTTTATCAACTTCCTGCCTGTATTGGCTTATGATGGAAGTTCAATGAAACAAGTTGATGCCGCAGGAATTTTAGATATGGCAATGAGTGGCACAACCGCAACGCTTTTAGCAAGACGTTGGGAAAGTGCTTTACTCGTAAATGTTGACAACAACACACTTGCCCGATTGATGGCAAATGAAGAAGCAATGAAAGCTTTAATGAGCATTGAAGGTTTCAGAAACTTGAATCAGGACATTGAAACTATCATTAACAAATCGGAAGCTGTTAAAAAAGCAAAGAAAGAAGCCAACGACCGAGAACTAAACAAGAAAGAGAAAAAAGAACTTTCAGACGAAGAAAAGGAATACAAGAGCCTGAGAAAGCAAATCCAAGAAAAGCTAATCAAGTTCGCAACTCGTGTGCCTGTGTTTATGTACCTGACAGACTACCGAGAAAGAAGTTTGAGAGACGTAATCACGCAATTAGAGCCGGGACTTTTCAAAAAGGTAACAGGACTTTCGGTAAAGGACTTTGAATTATTGGTAAGTCTTGGGGTGTTTAACTCTGCCTTAATGAATGATGCCGTTTACAAATTCAAACGCTATGAAGATGCAAGTTTGGAATATATCGGAATCAACAGACACGAAGGCGAAGATGTTGGTCTATTTGACACTGTTTTAAGCCGACAAGATTATGAAGCAAGTTTTGTAAACGAACCAGAATAG